In Thermodesulfobium sp. 4217-1, a single genomic region encodes these proteins:
- the rplM gene encoding 50S ribosomal protein L13: protein MKTEFPNISNSNKQWWLIDANGHTLGRLATKIAMILRGKHKPSYVPHFDNGDFVVLINASKIVVTGNKENDKMYYRHSQYLGNLKTVNLKKLRIQKPEFILFHAVKGMLPKGTLGRIMLSKLKIYKDENYKEVAQKPVYLKIEA from the coding sequence ATGAAAACTGAATTTCCGAATATATCTAATTCGAATAAGCAATGGTGGTTGATTGACGCAAATGGTCATACATTGGGTCGTTTAGCTACCAAGATCGCCATGATTTTAAGAGGAAAGCATAAACCCAGTTATGTTCCTCATTTTGATAATGGGGACTTTGTGGTTTTAATTAACGCCAGTAAGATTGTCGTTACTGGTAACAAAGAAAATGATAAAATGTATTACAGGCATTCACAATACCTTGGTAATTTAAAAACAGTAAACCTTAAAAAATTAAGGATTCAAAAACCTGAGTTTATTTTATTTCATGCCGTTAAAGGAATGCTGCCAAAGGGAACGCTTGGAAGAATAATGCTAAGCAAGCTGAAAATTTATAAGGACGAAAATTATAAAGAAGTTGCACAGAAACCTGTCTATTTGAAGATCGAGGCATAA
- a CDS encoding AAA family ATPase — protein sequence MPNLVNAMLNPSFYPHEAEIKFIETHISCVFLTGKYAYKIKKSVNFGFLDFSTLEKRKNFCEQEIKLNSRINPSLYLGVMPISLINSSYVLNSSENIVEYCIKMVELPQDSLMSNLLIQNKVFEDDINRIAQKVVQFHDAANKIKDTQFVDSIKYNLEENFSQTENIVGWLISKKNYNLIMDNSLNFFNSHKSDFEDRMKNGLFVDGHGDLHSKNISIMPDDIYIFDCIEFNERFRIQDISSEVSFLSMDLDFSNKSDLSAIYVNTYQQLSKKNILPYLDFFKSYLAYVRGKVLYFSFINDQKNKDLENAIKRYFRLSAKYFNNSLPTIFVISGLSGTGKSALAKRLSSQTDIKRLSSDEIRKELAGVPKHESAKADYNAGIYSPDFTKNVYSRMLEQTEREIQSNRSVILDATFNSDVYRNMIVDLAKKLETDMVLIEREADFEIIAERLKKRALKRNTSSDADLDIYRRQLSEYKPWNISKGVTYEKIGNVEDLNELSTLLAKKYLMFDLSTKTQ from the coding sequence ATGCCAAATTTAGTAAATGCAATGCTTAACCCTTCATTCTATCCGCATGAAGCCGAAATAAAGTTTATTGAAACACATATATCTTGTGTTTTTTTGACTGGAAAATATGCTTACAAAATAAAAAAGTCAGTTAACTTTGGTTTCTTGGATTTTTCCACTCTTGAAAAAAGAAAAAATTTTTGTGAACAAGAAATAAAATTAAATTCAAGAATAAACCCAAGTTTATACTTAGGCGTTATGCCCATTAGCTTAATAAATAGTTCATATGTTTTAAATTCATCTGAAAATATAGTGGAATATTGTATAAAGATGGTTGAACTGCCTCAAGACTCTCTAATGTCGAATTTATTAATTCAGAACAAGGTGTTTGAAGATGACATAAACAGGATCGCACAAAAGGTTGTACAATTTCATGACGCAGCAAATAAAATTAAAGACACCCAATTTGTTGACTCAATAAAATATAATTTAGAAGAAAATTTCAGCCAGACTGAAAATATTGTTGGTTGGCTAATTTCAAAAAAAAATTACAACTTGATAATGGATAATTCTCTAAACTTTTTTAACTCACACAAATCTGACTTTGAAGATAGAATGAAAAACGGCCTATTTGTAGATGGACACGGAGACCTACACTCAAAAAATATATCAATTATGCCAGATGACATATACATATTTGATTGTATAGAATTTAATGAAAGATTTAGAATTCAAGATATCTCGTCTGAGGTGTCATTTCTTTCAATGGACTTAGATTTCAGCAACAAAAGCGATCTTTCTGCTATCTATGTAAATACTTATCAGCAACTAAGTAAAAAGAACATATTGCCATACTTAGACTTTTTTAAATCCTACCTTGCTTACGTAAGAGGTAAGGTACTGTATTTTTCATTTATAAACGATCAGAAAAATAAAGACCTGGAAAACGCGATAAAAAGATATTTTAGACTATCTGCAAAATACTTTAACAATTCACTGCCTACCATATTTGTTATTTCCGGTCTCTCAGGAACAGGAAAGAGTGCTCTTGCAAAGAGGTTGAGTTCCCAGACAGATATAAAAAGGCTGTCGTCAGATGAGATAAGAAAAGAATTAGCAGGAGTTCCAAAACATGAAAGTGCAAAAGCTGATTACAACGCAGGAATTTATTCTCCTGATTTTACTAAAAATGTTTACAGTAGAATGCTTGAGCAAACAGAGAGAGAAATACAATCAAATAGATCTGTAATCTTGGACGCTACTTTTAACTCGGATGTATATAGAAACATGATCGTAGACTTAGCAAAAAAATTAGAAACGGATATGGTTTTAATTGAAAGAGAGGCTGACTTTGAAATTATTGCAGAGAGGCTGAAGAAAAGAGCCCTGAAGAGAAATACTTCAAGCGACGCTGATTTGGATATTTACAGAAGGCAATTGTCAGAATATAAACCATGGAACATATCTAAAGGTGTTACCTATGAGAAAATAGGAAACGTAGAAGATCTAAACGAGCTGAGCACTTTATTGGCGAAAAAATACCTTATGTTTGATCTCTCAACAAAGACCCAATAA
- the truA gene encoding tRNA pseudouridine(38-40) synthase TruA produces MNVAAIISYDGTNFHGFQMQEESRTVQMVIEQKLREIFGERICVNPAGRTDAGVHALGQVISFKLKECPFSIEKLHNILNFHLPNDIRINELKIMPEDFNSRFSAKSRVYVYAVCAKGKIPAHLSRYFWHLDISSDELQVPLSLISDRFCFKSFSRFSSDRKLNFGTVIFSNTIVIGNFLYFIIEAPSFLWHTVRFLFGEAVAVAQGKRLLNDYKEALEGEKRLVLHKAPPRGLHLWGVSYFEQVLGALCTKNIVTNGLDGFFKGPSFVDIVKCA; encoded by the coding sequence ATGAATGTTGCAGCAATAATTTCCTATGATGGAACTAATTTTCACGGCTTTCAAATGCAAGAGGAATCTAGAACAGTACAGATGGTTATTGAACAAAAACTTAGAGAAATTTTTGGAGAGAGAATCTGTGTTAATCCTGCTGGAAGGACTGATGCTGGAGTTCATGCTCTTGGACAAGTTATCTCTTTTAAGTTAAAAGAATGTCCATTTAGTATTGAAAAGTTGCATAATATTTTGAATTTCCACTTGCCGAATGATATAAGAATTAATGAGTTAAAGATAATGCCTGAGGATTTCAACAGTAGATTTTCTGCAAAGTCAAGGGTTTATGTTTATGCTGTTTGTGCAAAGGGGAAAATACCTGCGCACTTGTCAAGATATTTTTGGCATTTAGATATATCCTCAGATGAGTTGCAGGTTCCCTTGTCACTAATATCTGATAGATTTTGTTTTAAATCGTTTTCGAGGTTTTCTTCAGACAGAAAATTGAATTTTGGAACAGTCATTTTCTCTAACACAATAGTAATTGGGAATTTTTTGTATTTTATAATAGAAGCACCGTCTTTTTTGTGGCATACAGTTAGATTTTTGTTTGGAGAAGCAGTTGCGGTTGCTCAAGGCAAGCGTCTTTTGAATGACTATAAAGAAGCCCTGGAAGGTGAAAAAAGATTGGTGCTGCATAAAGCTCCTCCAAGAGGTTTACATCTATGGGGAGTAAGTTATTTTGAACAAGTGCTTGGTGCTTTGTGCACAAAAAATATTGTTACGAATGGCTTGGACGGTTTTTTTAAAGGGCCATCATTCGTTGACATTGTAAAATGTGCATAA
- a CDS encoding zinc ribbon domain-containing protein — MPIFEYFCKDCGADFDIYLPASSDGRKVACPSCNSENVRKVYHVNHCSSSDSSGDDSDSGSCFSGG; from the coding sequence ATGCCGATATTTGAGTATTTTTGTAAAGATTGTGGTGCAGACTTTGACATATATCTGCCTGCCTCTTCTGATGGCAGAAAGGTAGCGTGTCCGAGTTGTAATTCAGAAAATGTTAGAAAGGTTTATCATGTCAACCACTGTTCTTCTTCTGATAGTTCAGGAGATGATTCTGACTCTGGAAGTTGTTTTAGCGGTGGCTGA
- the rpsI gene encoding 30S ribosomal protein S9, whose translation MKLKEQAFVWGLGRRKTSVARVRIYPTDNGKITVNGKDYLEYFPRKTLQIIVDEPLLTAGILGRVEVRAKIVGGGVSSQAGALSHGIARALYLFNPELRAVLKAKGLLTRDSRMKERRKYGLQKARKAPQYSKR comes from the coding sequence ATGAAGCTTAAGGAACAAGCTTTTGTTTGGGGATTGGGCAGAAGAAAAACTTCTGTTGCAAGAGTGAGAATATACCCTACTGATAACGGCAAGATTACAGTTAATGGCAAAGATTATCTTGAGTATTTCCCAAGAAAAACCCTACAGATAATCGTAGATGAGCCGCTTTTAACTGCTGGAATCTTAGGAAGAGTTGAAGTTAGGGCTAAAATTGTTGGCGGAGGCGTGTCTTCCCAGGCAGGAGCACTTTCACACGGAATTGCAAGGGCTTTGTATCTTTTTAATCCAGAGCTTAGGGCTGTACTTAAGGCCAAAGGGCTTCTAACGAGAGATTCAAGGATGAAAGAGAGAAGAAAATACGGCTTACAGAAAGCAAGAAAAGCACCTCAATACTCTAAGAGATAA
- a CDS encoding alanine--glyoxylate aminotransferase family protein has product MDRFLNDNHMLMIPGPITVPPRILRANSRPMVNHRGPIFQKIHEYCVDGLKKIFKTDEGEVYIFASVGTGAMEACVSNFFSRDDRVLILVNGNFGQRFVQIANIYGLNVDVLEFVWGQYSDPEKVREYLSKYPKGTYKGVLVQHNETSTAILNDLEKLSPIIKEHGALFVVDSISGMVAAPFEMDKWKVDVVAAASQKAFGCPPGISLLGVSKEALNRANNANLPRFYFDVRKYHESYKKGQPPFTAPISLYFSLEESLKMIFEEGLENFQKRHIVLRDSVRSAVRALGLKLVSDDNCASPVVTGVFVPEGINPQDIINIMRKDFGIVLAGGQSQFKGKIFRIGHLGFIGATEIFATFAALELTLDKLGYKFEKGISVKAAQKVIEESM; this is encoded by the coding sequence ATGGATCGTTTTTTAAATGATAATCATATGTTAATGATTCCTGGGCCAATTACTGTTCCACCTCGTATTCTGAGAGCTAACTCAAGACCTATGGTAAATCATAGAGGACCAATTTTTCAAAAGATTCATGAGTACTGCGTTGACGGCTTGAAAAAGATTTTTAAAACTGATGAGGGTGAAGTATATATATTTGCTTCAGTTGGAACTGGTGCTATGGAAGCATGCGTTTCTAACTTTTTCAGTAGAGATGATAGAGTTTTGATTTTGGTCAACGGCAATTTTGGTCAGAGATTCGTGCAAATTGCAAACATATATGGACTAAATGTTGATGTATTGGAATTCGTTTGGGGTCAATATTCTGATCCTGAAAAAGTAAGAGAGTATCTTTCAAAATATCCAAAGGGCACATACAAAGGAGTTCTTGTCCAACACAACGAAACTTCTACTGCCATATTAAACGATCTTGAAAAACTTTCTCCAATCATAAAAGAACACGGAGCCCTGTTCGTAGTAGATTCAATTAGCGGTATGGTAGCTGCCCCTTTTGAGATGGATAAGTGGAAGGTTGATGTGGTTGCGGCAGCTTCTCAAAAGGCGTTTGGGTGTCCTCCTGGCATTAGTCTCCTTGGAGTATCTAAAGAGGCTCTTAACAGGGCAAACAATGCCAATCTGCCCAGATTTTATTTTGATGTTAGAAAATATCACGAATCATATAAAAAAGGACAGCCTCCTTTTACTGCGCCTATCTCGTTGTATTTTTCATTGGAAGAATCCTTAAAGATGATTTTTGAAGAGGGGCTTGAGAATTTTCAAAAGAGGCATATTGTTCTCAGAGATTCAGTTAGAAGCGCTGTTAGGGCTCTTGGATTGAAACTTGTCTCAGATGACAATTGTGCAAGTCCTGTCGTTACGGGTGTTTTTGTGCCTGAGGGTATCAATCCTCAAGATATTATAAATATTATGAGAAAAGATTTTGGTATTGTTCTTGCTGGAGGTCAATCTCAGTTTAAAGGAAAAATATTTAGAATTGGCCATTTAGGATTTATAGGGGCAACAGAAATATTTGCAACTTTTGCTGCTCTTGAATTAACTCTTGATAAATTAGGCTATAAATTTGAAAAAGGCATATCAGTTAAGGCTGCACAGAAAGTTATTGAGGAGAGTATGTAA
- a CDS encoding ThiF family adenylyltransferase, with protein MGEDCVNRIRNSRVVICGLGGVGGFALEALARLGVENFFLIDDDKFELSNLNRQVLAEFGNIGLLKVDVALERLKSISGSCALASRKKAQEVIFEIENFKPDIVVDAIDDLDAKALLIKQFYNKAYVVVSAGAGNRIDPTLVTYADLSKTSNCSLARALRKRLKSFDIVSGVDVVFSKEVPKKEFNNTQSIGSAVFVPMAFGSIISYLCCKYICNKL; from the coding sequence CTGGGTGAAGATTGCGTTAATAGAATTAGAAACTCAAGAGTAGTAATATGTGGTCTTGGAGGGGTTGGAGGTTTTGCACTTGAGGCGCTTGCAAGATTGGGTGTTGAAAATTTTTTTCTTATTGACGATGATAAATTTGAATTATCCAATCTTAACAGGCAAGTGTTGGCCGAATTTGGCAACATTGGACTTCTTAAAGTTGACGTGGCTTTAGAAAGATTGAAATCTATTAGCGGTTCATGTGCTTTAGCGTCTCGAAAAAAAGCACAAGAAGTTATTTTTGAGATTGAAAACTTTAAACCTGATATAGTTGTTGACGCTATAGATGATTTGGATGCTAAAGCTTTATTGATTAAACAATTTTACAATAAAGCATATGTAGTTGTTAGTGCTGGAGCAGGAAACAGAATAGATCCTACTCTAGTAACTTATGCAGACCTATCTAAGACTTCTAATTGCTCTCTTGCTAGAGCTCTAAGGAAAAGACTTAAAAGTTTCGATATAGTTTCGGGAGTTGACGTCGTGTTTTCTAAAGAAGTTCCAAAAAAAGAATTTAATAATACACAAAGTATCGGAAGTGCAGTATTTGTACCTATGGCCTTTGGTAGCATTATTTCTTATTTGTGCTGTAAGTATATTTGTAATAAATTATAG
- a CDS encoding DNA-directed RNA polymerase subunit alpha — MFGSKENYKLEIKEQFETDNGGKYGKFVLEPLSPGYGATIGNAIRRVLLTSIPGSAVIGIRVDDAPHEYMTLPGMVEDILEFHLNIKKLAIIISPDVPEEETRKLILDVKGPKIVKASDIQPNAEVEIVNKDLYLATLEENGELKVEITVKKGKGYISIEKMRENSRWLSPGSIPLDANFLPVTRVNYSVESTRVGQETDWDKLIFEIWTNGTIEPINALKISAEELISHFRIFVEYGTFFDSEKPGAEYKEPKRDSYLKSQSRVDLEQSIEEIGLQTRIANVLKRSGISTLNDLISRTREDILNVPSFGKKSLDELEEILLSKGFRLKASDENGGD; from the coding sequence TTGTTCGGATCAAAGGAAAATTATAAGCTTGAAATAAAAGAACAATTTGAAACTGACAATGGCGGTAAATATGGTAAATTTGTTTTGGAACCCCTTTCACCTGGTTATGGAGCCACCATTGGCAACGCAATCAGAAGAGTTCTTTTAACATCTATTCCAGGTAGTGCGGTAATTGGTATAAGGGTGGATGATGCTCCTCATGAATATATGACTTTGCCTGGGATGGTTGAAGACATATTGGAGTTTCATTTAAATATAAAAAAATTGGCTATTATTATTTCACCCGATGTCCCTGAGGAGGAAACAAGGAAGCTAATTCTTGATGTGAAAGGTCCCAAGATAGTCAAGGCATCTGATATCCAACCAAACGCTGAGGTAGAAATTGTTAACAAGGATCTATATTTAGCTACTTTGGAAGAGAATGGTGAATTGAAGGTTGAAATTACCGTTAAAAAAGGCAAGGGATATATCTCTATTGAGAAAATGAGAGAAAATTCTCGTTGGCTATCTCCTGGAAGCATTCCTTTAGATGCAAACTTTTTGCCTGTTACAAGAGTAAATTATTCTGTTGAATCTACACGTGTTGGACAAGAGACCGATTGGGATAAACTAATATTTGAGATTTGGACCAATGGAACCATTGAGCCTATTAATGCATTGAAAATTTCAGCAGAAGAGCTCATATCTCATTTTAGAATATTTGTAGAGTACGGCACATTTTTTGACTCAGAAAAGCCTGGTGCCGAGTATAAAGAGCCAAAAAGAGACTCTTATTTAAAATCGCAATCTAGAGTGGACTTAGAGCAATCTATTGAGGAGATTGGATTACAAACGAGAATTGCAAATGTTCTTAAGAGATCTGGCATTTCTACGTTGAACGATTTGATTTCAAGAACGCGTGAAGACATATTAAATGTACCAAGTTTTGGCAAGAAATCATTGGATGAGCTTGAAGAAATTTTGCTTTCCAAAGGCTTTCGACTTAAAGCTAGTGATGAAAATGGAGGTGATTAA
- the rplQ gene encoding 50S ribosomal protein L17, which yields MRHRMAHRKLNMPISNRKSLLKGLACSLFINKRITTTMARAKEAQKIIEHIITISKKDIMPNRRLAFSYLQSKEALKSLFSEELNPVRERNGGYTRIVKIGPRKGDGAEMAVLELVF from the coding sequence ATGAGGCATAGAATGGCACACAGAAAACTAAACATGCCAATTTCTAACAGAAAATCGTTGTTAAAAGGCTTGGCTTGTAGCCTCTTTATTAACAAAAGAATCACAACAACTATGGCTCGCGCTAAGGAAGCCCAGAAGATCATTGAACACATTATAACCATTTCAAAAAAAGATATTATGCCAAACAGAAGGCTGGCCTTTTCTTACTTGCAGTCTAAAGAGGCTTTAAAATCGCTATTTAGCGAAGAGTTGAACCCTGTTAGAGAAAGAAATGGCGGTTATACTAGAATTGTCAAGATCGGACCGAGAAAAGGCGATGGCGCTGAAATGGCAGTTCTGGAACTTGTTTTTTAA
- the serA gene encoding phosphoglycerate dehydrogenase, which yields MNEKILVADEVSQLGIRRLESAGFQVDIKTGLTEDELSEIIVDYNAIIIRSSTRITEKVLSNAKNLKIIGRAGVGVDNINVEAATKYGVVVVNSPEGNIISAAEHTFGLLISLLRNIPQSDRSIRNLEWKRNKFTGHELYRKTIGIIGLGKVGSNVAKYSKAFGMKVIGFDPYISFDRAKEMGISLMSLDDVFKEADVITVHVPKTKETYHLVNKERISLMKKGSYIVNAARGGVVDEAAVADALKSGYLAGVASDVFEVEPVTNDNPYISIENTVLTSHIGAATTEAQVNVILDVVEQVITFFEGRVPHGAVNLPAFRGVSDDLLPWIDLAERLGKFIKDMVSQRVNKIEIIYYGDIAKKNINPVSVSVLKGYLRKIKGDYVSFVNALPLANDLGIKYTESKESEDVDFKSVITVKVITDSGVRSVSGTILSDQKPRIIGIDDYRVDTFPEGYLLISRHKDKPGIIGRFGTVLGENKINIAGMQLGRNSKSGLAVMILSVDSDVHDGVLEKLISGGDIEELRLIYLS from the coding sequence ATGAATGAAAAAATATTGGTGGCTGATGAAGTTTCTCAACTCGGTATAAGAAGGTTAGAATCCGCTGGCTTTCAGGTGGATATAAAAACTGGGCTTACAGAAGATGAACTTTCAGAAATTATTGTTGATTATAATGCTATTATTATTAGATCCTCGACGAGGATTACGGAAAAGGTTCTATCTAATGCAAAAAATCTTAAGATTATAGGTAGAGCTGGTGTAGGTGTTGACAACATAAACGTCGAGGCTGCTACAAAGTATGGTGTTGTGGTTGTAAATTCTCCTGAGGGAAACATTATTTCAGCTGCCGAACATACATTCGGGTTACTCATATCTCTTCTTCGAAATATTCCTCAATCTGACAGATCTATTAGAAACCTTGAATGGAAAAGAAATAAATTTACGGGGCATGAACTGTATAGGAAAACGATAGGCATTATTGGCCTTGGTAAGGTTGGAAGTAACGTAGCAAAATACTCTAAGGCTTTTGGAATGAAAGTTATTGGATTCGACCCTTATATATCTTTCGATAGGGCAAAAGAAATGGGCATTTCTCTAATGTCTCTTGATGATGTTTTTAAAGAAGCAGATGTAATAACTGTTCATGTGCCAAAAACAAAAGAGACCTATCACTTGGTCAATAAAGAAAGAATTAGTTTAATGAAAAAAGGCTCATATATAGTAAATGCTGCTCGAGGCGGCGTAGTGGATGAAGCTGCTGTGGCTGATGCTTTGAAATCTGGATACTTAGCTGGTGTTGCTTCTGATGTGTTTGAGGTAGAACCTGTTACAAATGACAATCCTTATATTTCAATTGAAAATACAGTTCTGACTTCTCACATTGGCGCAGCTACAACGGAAGCCCAGGTTAACGTTATTCTTGACGTGGTAGAACAGGTAATCACTTTTTTTGAGGGAAGAGTTCCTCACGGAGCTGTTAATTTGCCTGCTTTTAGGGGAGTTTCTGACGATCTTTTACCGTGGATTGACCTTGCCGAAAGACTTGGAAAATTTATTAAAGATATGGTCTCACAAAGAGTCAATAAGATCGAAATCATATACTACGGCGATATTGCAAAGAAAAATATTAATCCTGTTTCAGTGAGCGTTCTTAAAGGATACTTAAGAAAAATAAAGGGCGATTATGTAAGTTTTGTTAATGCGCTGCCATTGGCAAATGACCTTGGCATTAAATATACCGAATCTAAAGAGTCAGAGGATGTTGATTTTAAGAGTGTAATAACTGTTAAAGTTATAACCGATAGCGGTGTAAGATCTGTTTCAGGGACAATATTGTCTGATCAGAAACCAAGAATAATCGGCATTGACGATTACCGTGTTGATACCTTTCCAGAAGGTTACCTTTTGATATCAAGACACAAGGATAAGCCTGGAATTATAGGAAGATTTGGAACTGTTTTGGGAGAAAACAAGATTAATATAGCTGGCATGCAGCTTGGAAGAAATTCCAAAAGCGGTCTTGCAGTTATGATTCTTAGCGTAGATTCTGATGTTCATGATGGCGTGTTAGAGAAATTAATAAGCGGAGGAGATATAGAAGAGCTCAGGTTAATTTATCTTTCATGA
- a CDS encoding DUF815 domain-containing protein: MSFKEDLKEVAAFRFKDEKLTPIHNVGFCDMDNFLGVDEQIGILLKNTVKFVKNLPASDVLLWGERGTGKSSLVKAMLGKFFSEGLRIIQIYKSQINDLSHLYGLLRGEDYHFILFFDDLSFSIGEESWMVLKALLDGDIEERPSNILIYATSNRRHLAKEEDVNERFANDAYREMISLVERFGIRLAFLSFSKEQYLNIVKNYAKLRGLQLDEDILNKSAMEWVQRGGSFTGRSAFQFVEYLYGEEMLKEFDFRYIIKDKYINS, from the coding sequence ATGTCGTTCAAGGAAGACTTAAAAGAAGTTGCTGCCTTTAGATTTAAAGATGAAAAATTGACTCCTATACATAATGTCGGTTTTTGTGATATGGACAACTTTTTAGGAGTTGATGAGCAGATTGGCATATTGCTTAAGAATACTGTCAAATTTGTAAAAAATTTACCTGCCAGTGATGTCCTCCTATGGGGCGAGAGAGGTACTGGGAAGTCGAGCCTGGTAAAAGCTATGCTTGGCAAGTTTTTTTCAGAAGGTTTAAGGATTATTCAAATCTATAAATCTCAAATAAATGATTTGTCTCACCTTTATGGCTTACTAAGAGGGGAAGACTATCATTTCATACTATTTTTCGATGACTTATCCTTTTCTATTGGTGAAGAATCCTGGATGGTCCTAAAAGCGCTTCTTGATGGCGACATTGAAGAGAGACCGTCTAATATATTGATATATGCAACATCAAACAGAAGGCACCTTGCAAAAGAAGAAGATGTAAATGAAAGATTTGCAAATGATGCCTATAGAGAGATGATTTCTTTGGTAGAGAGATTTGGCATTAGACTTGCATTTTTATCTTTTAGCAAGGAACAATATCTAAATATAGTTAAGAATTATGCAAAGTTAAGAGGATTACAGCTCGATGAAGATATTTTAAATAAAAGTGCCATGGAATGGGTGCAAAGAGGAGGGAGCTTTACAGGCAGATCTGCTTTTCAATTTGTAGAATATCTATATGGTGAAGAGATGTTGAAAGAATTTGATTTTAGGTATATAATCAAAGATAAATATATAAATAGTTAG
- the speD gene encoding adenosylmethionine decarboxylase, which produces MESIGMHYIVEASGCDPDIIGDPVRAREIFLAAAKVANMDVKAVHFYKFFPSGTSGVVVVSESHISVHTWPENGYAALDVYTCGEKAQPEKAVEFILQAFRVKHAHITEVQRGVKDEDTYTHTTMTWEEDYSED; this is translated from the coding sequence TTGGAATCAATTGGAATGCATTACATTGTTGAGGCTTCAGGATGTGATCCTGATATTATTGGCGATCCTGTAAGAGCAAGAGAGATTTTTTTGGCTGCTGCAAAGGTAGCAAATATGGACGTAAAGGCAGTTCATTTTTACAAATTTTTTCCATCTGGCACTAGTGGCGTTGTAGTAGTATCTGAATCGCATATTTCTGTCCACACTTGGCCTGAAAATGGATATGCTGCATTAGATGTCTATACGTGCGGAGAGAAGGCACAGCCCGAGAAGGCAGTAGAGTTTATATTGCAAGCATTTAGGGTCAAGCACGCTCACATTACCGAGGTTCAAAGAGGCGTGAAAGATGAAGACACCTATACGCATACCACGATGACTTGGGAGGAAGATTATTCGGAGGATTAG
- a CDS encoding histidine phosphatase family protein, with translation MKIYLIRHGETDWNKESRYQGVKDIELSAKGIEQVRKLGKYFSSIPLDILVSSPLSRTKETANSILDFYPKKLQVFYDDRFLEISHGLWEGKLVSEVKREFKEIYNFWKVSPYEAKMPEGEGLHDVSLRATSAFKEWVDNNRGNDIAFVTHDVVIRVILMDIFSLPYSFFWKFKLANAGINVLEFDEEFKLLSINLICHLEEFSAEGVI, from the coding sequence ATGAAAATATATTTAATAAGGCATGGCGAAACCGATTGGAATAAAGAAAGCAGATATCAAGGCGTAAAAGATATAGAGCTTTCTGCAAAAGGTATTGAGCAAGTAAGAAAGCTTGGAAAATATTTTTCTAGCATACCTCTTGATATCCTGGTTTCCTCTCCTCTTAGCAGAACAAAAGAAACTGCAAACTCGATTCTTGATTTCTATCCAAAAAAACTACAAGTCTTTTATGACGATAGATTTTTAGAAATATCACATGGACTATGGGAAGGAAAACTGGTATCTGAGGTAAAAAGGGAATTTAAAGAAATTTATAATTTCTGGAAAGTAAGTCCGTATGAAGCAAAGATGCCAGAAGGAGAAGGTTTGCACGATGTGTCTCTAAGAGCTACTAGTGCATTTAAAGAATGGGTTGACAACAATCGCGGTAATGATATTGCTTTTGTTACTCACGACGTCGTAATAAGGGTTATTTTGATGGACATATTTTCCCTTCCATATAGTTTTTTTTGGAAATTCAAGCTTGCAAATGCTGGGATAAATGTTCTGGAATTTGATGAAGAATTTAAACTCTTGTCAATAAACCTTATATGCCACCTGGAAGAATTTAGTGCAGAGGGCGTGATTTAG